From the Edaphobacter bradus genome, the window GGTAAGCGGATCGGCGAGATTACTAGCGGGTCACCTGCGCCTTTCTTGAAGAAGAACATCGCGCTGGCGTATGTGCCGGTGGAGTCGTCGGCGCTGGAGACGGAGGTCGCGGTGGAGATTCGCGGCCAGATGGTGAAGGCGAAGGTGGTCCCGACGCCGTTCTACAAGCGGGCAAAGAAGTAGATCAAACAGGCGCGGATAGCGCGAGGTGAGAGTGTGCAATTTTTGATTGTGACGCGGCGGCGAATGGATGCGTTTCCGCCGGAGGCATGGACGCCTGAGCTGCTGGAGGCCGAGGGACAGAGAGTGCGCGAACTCTACGCCGCGGGGTATGTCCGTTCAATCTGGAGGCGGAAGGACGCGCCGGGCGCGGTGATTCTGGCCGAGGCAGCGAACGAGGACGAGGTACGGGCAAATACAGCGACACTTCCCCTGGCCCAGCGAGGGATGCTGGAGGTAGTAACGGTGACGCAGCTCGAGCCGTATCCGGCATTTGGTCCTCGCTGACGTTCCCATGACCCGGACCAGCAATTTCCATGCTGGACGCACTACAATGAAGGAGGAGATCCCCAGACATCTATGTCCTATCCTGCGAATTACAAGTACACGAAGGAACACGAGTGGATTAACGTCGACGGCGCCAAGGGCACGGTCGGCATAACCGATTATGCGCAGAACTCGCTCGGCGATATTGTGTTTGTCGACCTGCCGAAGGTCGGCGACATCCTTGAGGCCGGGAAAATCTTCGGCTCGGTCGAATCGGTGAAGGCGGTCTCGGACCTGTACTCGCCTGTGAGCGGCACAGTGACCGAGATTAACAACGCACTCAAAGATGCTCCGGAGAAGATCAACGCCGACGCAAACGCCACCTGGTTGATGAAGGTGGATGTGAGCAACGCGGCGGAGTTGGATGGCCTGCTTTCGGCGGCCGATTACGAGAAGTTCATCAGCGAAGAGACCGGACACTAAACGATGCGTTATTTGCCGAAGTCCCCTGCGGACCGTCAGGAGATGCTCGCCGAGATTGGCGTGGCTTCGATCGACGATCTGTTTTCGACGATCCCTGCTGAGTACCGGCTGACGCGCGATCTGGATGTTCCGCGGCAGCATGGCGAGCAGGAGGTGATTGAACACTTCAAGGCGTTTGCCGAGCAGAATGCCACGGGGTATGCGAGCTTTCTGGGCGCGGGTGCTTACAGGCACTATCGCCCAGTGCTGATCGATACGGTTGTCTCGCGCGGCGAGTTTCTGACGAGCTACACGCCGTATCAGCCGGAGATCGCGCAGGGCACGCTTCAGGCGCTGTTCGAGTTCCAGACGATGATCTGCGAGCTGACAGGCATGGAAATCTCGAATGCGTCGATGTATGACGGCTCGACCGGCGCGGCCGAGGCTGTAATGATGGCAGTCCGTGTGACCGGCCGTAACGGCGCGGTGGTTGCGCGGACGGTGCATCCGGAGTACCGCGAGGTGCTGACGACCTATGCGCAGCACCAGGAGATTCCACTGACGCTGGTGGACTACACCGACGCGGGCCGCGTGGATCTGGCGAAGCTGGATGCAGCGATTACGGACGACACGGCGTGCGTGCTGATTCAGTCGCCTAACTTCTTCGGGACGATTGAGGATGTGGCTGCGGTCGCCGACATCGCCCACAAGAAGGGCGCGCTGCTGATTGTGTCGATCGCCGAGGCTGTGTCGCTGGGGATTGTGAAGCCTCCGAAGGAAGCGGACATTGTCGCGATGGAGGCGCAGTCGTTTGGCGTTCCGGTGGGTTACGGCGGGCCGTACTGCGGTGTGATCGCGTGCAAGGAGAAGTTTCTGCGGCAGATGCCTGGGCGTCTCGCCGGCGAGACGAAGGACATGGACGGCAAGCGCGGGTTTGTGCTGACGCTCTCGACGCGCGAGCAGCATATCCGGCGCGAGAAGGCTACTTCGAACATCTGCACCAATCAATCTCTTGTCGCGCTGATGGTCACGGTGTTTTTGACCGTGTATGGCAAGGGATTGAAGGAGCTTGGCGAGCAGAACCTGGCGAAGGCGCACTATACGGCGCAGACGCTGGGCAAGAGCGGCAAGGTGCTGTTCGGCGGCGCTCCTCGGTTCAATGAGTTTGTACTCGATCTGGGCAAGGATGCTGAGCAGGTAAATGCTGGGCTGCTGGAGAAGAAGATCATCGGCGGATTGCCTTTGCACAAGTGGTATCCGGAGCTTGGCGAAGGCGCGAGCTTGTGGTGCGCAACCGAGCTGACGACGAAGCGGCAAATTGATGCGGCAGCCGCTGCGCTGAAGGGCTGAAGCGCAATGAATATCTCGGCCATCGTCGGGGAGGAGCTGACTGCTGTGGAGTTCGTGCAGGACTATCTGCAGCTTCGCTTCGATGGGCCACTGTTGACGCTGTATGCGTGGCCGGCTGTGTTGCTCAGCGATTATTCCGTCGCCTTTGGCGAACCGGAGTATCGGAATTCGCTTTGCGCGCAGATCGGCGAGACCGTCGAAGAGGCTGAGCTTGATGAGGGGAACGCGCTGACGGTGAAGCTGGAGAATGGTACGGTCCTCGCGCTTTCGCTGCGCGAGGAGGACCTTGATGGGCCGGAGGCCGGGGCATACTCGGCGACGGGTTCACCGACAGATCAGATGGAGTTTTGAGGAACGCTGATGAGTGACAAGAAGTTTGTGGGAACACCGAAGAAGGCGACGAGCCACGTTAATCAGAACGAGGATTTGATCTTCGAGAAGTCGTCGCCGGGGAAGAAGGCGTACCGGCTGAGCGAGCTGGATGTTCCGGCGGTGGATGCTGCTTCCCTGCTGGGTGACGCGGTGCGCACCGATCTGGGCGTGATGCCGGAGCTTTCGGAGATTGAGATTGTGCGTCACTTCACGCGGCTTTCGACGTGGAACTATGCGATCGACCTCGGGATGTTTCCGCTGGGAAGCTGCACGATGAAGTACAACGGCCGCGTGAATGAGCTGGTGGCGCGGCTGGAGGGGTTGGCCGAGGCGCATCCGTATCAGCCGGAGGCGGTATCGCAGGGCGTGCTCCAGATCATGAAGGTGCTGAGCGATTGCCTGATCGAGATCACCGGCATGGACACGATCACGCTGCAGCCGGCGGCGGGCGCGCACGGGGAGTTTACGGGCATCCTGCTGGCGCGGGCGTATCACGAGAGCAAGGGCAATGCGCGGAAGAAGGTTCTGATTCCGGATTCGGCGCATGGAACGAATCCGGCGACGGCGGCGGTGGTCGGCTACGAGATACAGAACCTGAAGTCGAACGCCGAGGGCATGGTCGATCTGGCCGAGTTGGAGAAGCTGGTCGATGAGGACACCGCGGCGCTGATGCTGACGAATCCCTCGACGATCGGCGTGTTTGAGAGCGAGATCCACAAGATCGCCGACATTCTTCACGCGAAGGGCGCGCTGCTCTATATGGACGGCGCGAACATGAATGCGCTGGTGGGCAAGGTGCGGCCGGGTGACTTCGGCGTGGATGTGATGCACCTGAACCTGCACAAGACGTTCTCGACGCCGCATGGAGGCGGTGGCCCGGGGTCGGGGCCGGTGGCCTGCAAGAAGATTCTGGAGCCGTTTTTGCCGACGCCCGTGCTGGCCACGAAGGCCGATGGCAAGCTTACGTTCGATTATGACCG encodes:
- a CDS encoding muconolactone Delta-isomerase family protein, with product MQFLIVTRRRMDAFPPEAWTPELLEAEGQRVRELYAAGYVRSIWRRKDAPGAVILAEAANEDEVRANTATLPLAQRGMLEVVTVTQLEPYPAFGPR
- the gcvH gene encoding glycine cleavage system protein GcvH, yielding MSYPANYKYTKEHEWINVDGAKGTVGITDYAQNSLGDIVFVDLPKVGDILEAGKIFGSVESVKAVSDLYSPVSGTVTEINNALKDAPEKINADANATWLMKVDVSNAAELDGLLSAADYEKFISEETGH
- the gcvPA gene encoding aminomethyl-transferring glycine dehydrogenase subunit GcvPA — translated: MRYLPKSPADRQEMLAEIGVASIDDLFSTIPAEYRLTRDLDVPRQHGEQEVIEHFKAFAEQNATGYASFLGAGAYRHYRPVLIDTVVSRGEFLTSYTPYQPEIAQGTLQALFEFQTMICELTGMEISNASMYDGSTGAAEAVMMAVRVTGRNGAVVARTVHPEYREVLTTYAQHQEIPLTLVDYTDAGRVDLAKLDAAITDDTACVLIQSPNFFGTIEDVAAVADIAHKKGALLIVSIAEAVSLGIVKPPKEADIVAMEAQSFGVPVGYGGPYCGVIACKEKFLRQMPGRLAGETKDMDGKRGFVLTLSTREQHIRREKATSNICTNQSLVALMVTVFLTVYGKGLKELGEQNLAKAHYTAQTLGKSGKVLFGGAPRFNEFVLDLGKDAEQVNAGLLEKKIIGGLPLHKWYPELGEGASLWCATELTTKRQIDAAAAALKG
- the gcvPB gene encoding aminomethyl-transferring glycine dehydrogenase subunit GcvPB; translated protein: MSDKKFVGTPKKATSHVNQNEDLIFEKSSPGKKAYRLSELDVPAVDAASLLGDAVRTDLGVMPELSEIEIVRHFTRLSTWNYAIDLGMFPLGSCTMKYNGRVNELVARLEGLAEAHPYQPEAVSQGVLQIMKVLSDCLIEITGMDTITLQPAAGAHGEFTGILLARAYHESKGNARKKVLIPDSAHGTNPATAAVVGYEIQNLKSNAEGMVDLAELEKLVDEDTAALMLTNPSTIGVFESEIHKIADILHAKGALLYMDGANMNALVGKVRPGDFGVDVMHLNLHKTFSTPHGGGGPGSGPVACKKILEPFLPTPVLATKADGKLTFDYDRPQTVGRVRAWYGNFGMFIRALAYILANGPDGLRQTTEDAVLNANYLRAKLNGHFDLPFKTASMHEVVFSDKLQAKNGVRTGDMGKRLLDYGFHAYTVSFPLIVPGAMMIEPTESESREELDLLVDALQQIAREAEENPEIVKTAPHTTRLRRLDETTAARKPVLRWKAPAAPNGVTIDTAAKEW